Proteins co-encoded in one Parcubacteria group bacterium genomic window:
- the dnaK gene encoding molecular chaperone DnaK, which translates to MGKILGIDLGTTNSAMAIVEGGKPKIIENAEGARTTPSMVAIAKNGERLVGQSAKRQAVTNPRNTLYSIKRLIGRRFGDAEVAKTRGMVPYEITQSGDGVKIKMSDKEYTPQEISAMILSKLKADAEARLGEKITEAVITVPAYFDDSERQATKDAGKIAGLDVKRIINEPTAAALAYGFDKKKDEKIAVYDLGGGTFDISLLEVSADTVEVKATNGDTHLGGDDFDQIIIKWIVDEFGRAEGVDLSKDPLALQRIKEAAEKAKHELSSSATTEINQPYITSDANGPKHLVMQLSRAKLEELVGGLVEKTFGPVKQAMADANWTPNSINEVVLVGGMTRMPLVQAKVKAYFGKEPHLGVNPDEVVALGAAVQAGVLQGDVKDVLLLDVTPLTLGLETLGGVRTPLIDRNTTIPTSKSQIFSTAADNQTSVEIHVLQGERQMASDNKTLGRFILDGIPPAQRGMPQVEVTFDIDANGILNVKAKDKTSGKEQKITITATTSLSEEEVEKMKADAATHAEEDKKKKELIESRNLAEQLAYTADKALKDAGDKVGDDVKKGIQAKIDALKKVQDGNDREAINKASEELSKEMQKIGEVLNKMAQEEAAKSSSGAKADASSSNDKQSEAVEGQYEEVKKDDKK; encoded by the coding sequence ATGGGAAAAATTCTCGGAATAGACCTCGGCACCACCAACTCGGCAATGGCCATTGTGGAGGGCGGCAAGCCGAAGATTATAGAAAACGCGGAAGGCGCGAGAACCACGCCGTCCATGGTTGCCATCGCCAAAAACGGCGAGCGTTTGGTTGGGCAGTCCGCAAAGCGCCAGGCAGTCACCAACCCGCGCAATACGCTGTATTCCATCAAGCGCCTCATCGGCCGCAGGTTTGGGGATGCGGAAGTCGCCAAGACTCGGGGCATGGTGCCGTACGAAATCACGCAGTCCGGGGACGGGGTTAAAATCAAAATGTCGGACAAGGAGTACACGCCCCAGGAAATCTCGGCAATGATTTTGAGCAAACTGAAAGCGGACGCAGAAGCGCGTTTGGGAGAAAAAATTACCGAAGCAGTCATCACCGTGCCTGCGTACTTTGACGACTCCGAGCGCCAGGCAACCAAGGACGCGGGCAAGATCGCGGGCTTGGATGTCAAGCGCATCATCAACGAGCCGACCGCAGCAGCCTTGGCGTATGGGTTTGATAAGAAAAAGGACGAAAAGATCGCGGTCTATGACCTCGGCGGCGGCACGTTTGATATTTCGCTTTTGGAAGTTTCCGCAGACACCGTGGAAGTGAAAGCCACGAACGGGGACACGCACCTCGGAGGGGATGACTTTGACCAGATCATCATCAAATGGATTGTTGATGAGTTCGGACGGGCCGAAGGTGTTGACCTTTCCAAGGATCCATTGGCACTCCAGCGCATCAAGGAAGCAGCTGAAAAGGCAAAGCACGAACTCTCCTCTTCCGCCACCACGGAAATCAACCAGCCGTACATCACGTCTGACGCGAACGGCCCCAAGCACTTGGTGATGCAACTCTCGCGCGCCAAACTGGAGGAGCTGGTGGGGGGCTTGGTGGAAAAGACGTTTGGCCCGGTAAAGCAGGCAATGGCTGATGCGAACTGGACTCCGAACAGCATCAATGAAGTGGTCTTGGTCGGGGGCATGACGCGCATGCCTCTGGTGCAGGCAAAGGTCAAGGCCTACTTCGGCAAGGAGCCGCATCTCGGAGTCAACCCGGATGAAGTGGTTGCTCTTGGCGCGGCAGTGCAGGCAGGCGTTCTGCAGGGGGATGTCAAAGACGTTCTGCTCTTGGATGTAACGCCTCTGACGCTCGGGCTTGAAACGTTGGGCGGGGTGCGCACGCCCTTGATTGATCGCAACACCACCATTCCTACGTCAAAGTCCCAGATTTTCTCAACTGCCGCAGACAACCAGACATCAGTGGAAATCCACGTCTTGCAAGGGGAGCGGCAGATGGCAAGCGACAACAAGACCTTGGGCCGCTTTATTCTGGACGGCATTCCGCCGGCTCAACGCGGCATGCCCCAGGTTGAGGTGACGTTTGACATTGACGCGAACGGCATCCTGAATGTTAAGGCGAAAGACAAAACCAGCGGCAAAGAACAAAAAATCACCATCACTGCAACCACGTCCTTGTCCGAGGAGGAAGTGGAAAAGATGAAGGCGGATGCTGCCACTCACGCGGAAGAGGACAAGAAAAAGAAAGAGCTGATTGAATCGCGCAACCTTGCGGAGCAGTTGGCGTACACAGCAGATAAGGCTCTGAAAGATGCAGGCGACAAAGTTGGCGATGACGTCAAAAAAGGCATCCAGGCCAAGATTGATGCTCTGAAGAAAGTGCAGGACGGGAATGACAGGGAAGCCATTAACAAGGCGTCCGAGGAGCTCTCCAAAGAGATGCAGAAGATCGGAGAAGTCCTGAACAAGATGGCGCAGGAGGAGGCTGCCAAATCATCATCCGGCGCGAAAGCCGATGCTTCATCGTCAAATGACAAGCAGTCAGAAGCCGTGGAAGGCCAGTACGAGGAAGTTAAGAAAGATGATAAAAAGTAA
- a CDS encoding Hsp20/alpha crystallin family protein, whose protein sequence is MSIVRWRPMLDPFSDFDKFFEEWGGGAQGFVPALDVYQDKDHVIVETPLPGIDPDQVNISVENDVLTIEGATKKESEVDDKDYYRKEVRHGAFHRAVALPASVNGEGAKADYTNGVLKITIPKEERAKPKQIKIAAK, encoded by the coding sequence ATGTCTATCGTACGATGGCGGCCCATGCTTGACCCCTTCTCGGACTTTGACAAGTTCTTTGAGGAGTGGGGAGGCGGCGCCCAAGGGTTTGTCCCTGCCCTGGACGTGTACCAGGACAAGGACCACGTAATCGTGGAAACGCCTTTGCCGGGCATTGATCCGGACCAGGTGAACATCTCCGTTGAAAACGACGTGCTCACCATTGAGGGCGCAACCAAGAAGGAATCAGAGGTGGATGACAAAGACTACTACCGCAAGGAAGTGCGGCATGGCGCATTCCACCGCGCGGTTGCCTTGCCTGCGTCCGTTAACGGCGAAGGCGCGAAAGCGGATTACACGAATGGTGTTTTGAAAATCACCATTCCCAAGGAAGAGCGCGCAAAGCCCAAGCAGATCAAGATTGCCGCAAAGTAA
- a CDS encoding nucleotide exchange factor GrpE, whose translation MHHKKDEDPKLVELQTKADEYLAGWKRAQADYQNLEKEYARRMASIAEYAAADIIAKFMPVIDNFELALLHLPEDAKSSEWAKGLFQVQKERDEMLETLGIERVQSKGKRFDPHQHEAVGHEPSETVPEGHVIKEVQVGYAMKDRLIRPSRVIVSKGTHH comes from the coding sequence ATGCACCATAAAAAAGACGAGGACCCAAAGCTTGTGGAACTGCAAACCAAGGCGGACGAATACCTGGCGGGCTGGAAGCGGGCCCAGGCAGACTACCAAAACCTGGAAAAAGAATACGCCAGGCGCATGGCGAGCATCGCGGAGTACGCGGCCGCGGACATCATCGCCAAGTTCATGCCGGTGATTGATAACTTTGAGCTCGCGCTTCTGCACCTGCCCGAGGATGCCAAAAGCTCGGAGTGGGCAAAGGGCTTGTTCCAGGTCCAAAAAGAGCGGGATGAGATGCTTGAGACCTTGGGCATTGAGCGCGTCCAATCAAAAGGCAAACGCTTTGATCCGCACCAGCACGAGGCCGTGGGCCACGAGCCGTCCGAAACCGTGCCCGAGGGGCACGTCATCAAGGAAGTACAGGTCGGATACGCCATGAAAGACAGGCTCATTCGGCCCAGCCGCGTAATCGTTTCTAAAGGCACACATCATTAA
- a CDS encoding retropepsin-like domain-containing protein, whose product MKKAFPYFKKGSQHFPIVPVTLTRGNNRITIEALIDSGASFSVFRPEVAEYLGIPITNGARIQLSGIGGKITGYLHTLTVQFGSKKFPCKIIFSPEFNVSFNLLGRDNFFVPFIISFKEKTRQIVIES is encoded by the coding sequence ATGAAAAAGGCATTTCCCTACTTCAAAAAGGGAAGCCAGCATTTCCCCATTGTTCCGGTCACACTGACACGAGGAAACAACAGAATTACCATAGAAGCGCTCATTGATTCCGGGGCGTCTTTTTCGGTGTTTCGTCCGGAAGTGGCAGAATACCTGGGAATCCCCATCACGAACGGCGCGCGCATCCAGCTTTCGGGCATCGGCGGTAAAATAACCGGCTACTTGCATACCCTCACTGTGCAGTTCGGCTCCAAAAAATTCCCCTGCAAAATTATTTTCTCTCCCGAGTTCAATGTATCTTTCAATCTGCTCGGCAGGGATAACTTTTTTGTCCCGTTTATTATCAGTTTTAAGGAAAAGACACGGCAGATTGTTATAGAAAGCTAA
- a CDS encoding sigma-70 family RNA polymerase sigma factor, whose protein sequence is MNTRSDVDGLGHYLNIIMHSIPLSREKEAELALRIHEGDAKARNELVEANLRFVVSVAREYQGRGLTMDELVSAGNTGLVTAAERFDETRGFKFISYAVWWIRQAMLQAIAKDRVVPLSAGTSQLLLKISKAARELQHSGCASPTTEDIAGNLGIAEDEVERSIVASKPAISLDAEAGGASGSASIQGDPGNSLFERRADESAEPPDEVLDQEDMRAQIDAAVYRLPRREAEVLRLYFGLDGELPMTLEQIGHRLDVTRERARQIKERALHLLRAGANAKRLAVFDGAGGESARLDAAEALRAKYTQAHRKCPASNKPGARRAGRPRKSLALAQQ, encoded by the coding sequence ATGAATACCAGGAGCGATGTGGACGGGTTGGGGCATTACCTCAACATCATCATGCACTCAATTCCGCTCTCGCGCGAGAAGGAGGCAGAGCTTGCGCTGCGCATCCACGAAGGCGATGCAAAAGCCCGCAACGAGCTGGTGGAGGCAAACCTGCGGTTCGTGGTGAGCGTGGCCAGAGAGTACCAGGGCCGCGGGCTGACCATGGACGAGCTCGTCAGCGCCGGCAACACAGGGCTCGTCACGGCCGCGGAGCGCTTTGATGAGACGCGCGGCTTCAAGTTCATCTCCTACGCGGTGTGGTGGATCAGGCAGGCAATGCTTCAGGCGATTGCGAAAGACAGGGTTGTCCCGCTTTCCGCGGGCACCAGCCAATTGCTTTTGAAGATATCCAAAGCCGCCCGCGAGCTGCAGCACAGCGGCTGTGCCAGCCCCACAACAGAGGATATTGCCGGGAATCTCGGCATCGCGGAGGATGAGGTGGAACGCTCAATCGTTGCAAGCAAGCCCGCCATTTCCCTTGATGCGGAGGCAGGGGGCGCAAGCGGAAGCGCGTCTATACAGGGTGATCCGGGCAATAGCTTGTTTGAAAGGCGTGCGGACGAATCCGCCGAGCCGCCGGATGAAGTTCTGGACCAGGAGGATATGCGCGCGCAGATTGATGCCGCGGTTTACAGGCTTCCCCGAAGGGAAGCTGAAGTCTTGAGGCTCTACTTCGGCTTGGACGGGGAATTGCCCATGACCTTGGAACAGATCGGCCATCGGTTAGACGTCACGCGCGAGCGCGCGCGTCAGATCAAGGAGCGGGCACTCCATCTGCTCCGCGCCGGTGCGAATGCGAAGCGCTTAGCCGTGTTTGACGGCGCAGGCGGAGAATCGGCCCGGCTGGACGCGGCAGAGGCGCTTCGGGCAAAGTATACCCAAGCGCACCGGAAGTGCCCTGCTTCCAATAAACCCGGCGCCAGGCGCGCCGGAAGGCCGAGAAAGAGCCTAGCCTTGGCCCAACAGTAA
- a CDS encoding 4a-hydroxytetrahydrobiopterin dehydratase, with the protein MIKLSQRTPEDHGPKLTDDEVSALKAELGPSWGIRDGKLFKHFDFNNFKESKVFVDKVSALAEQANHHPDITFSFKYADIVLYTHFRQGLTEADFALAAKIGEL; encoded by the coding sequence ATGATAAAACTTTCACAACGCACGCCAGAAGACCACGGCCCAAAACTTACGGATGACGAGGTCAGCGCGCTTAAGGCAGAGCTCGGTCCGTCCTGGGGCATCAGAGACGGAAAACTATTTAAGCATTTTGATTTTAATAATTTCAAAGAATCCAAGGTGTTCGTGGACAAGGTGTCCGCGCTTGCGGAACAGGCGAACCACCACCCGGACATCACGTTCAGTTTCAAATATGCTGATATTGTGCTGTACACGCATTTCCGGCAAGGACTCACGGAAGCGGATTTTGCGCTGGCCGCAAAGATTGGCGAACTATAG
- a CDS encoding TPM domain-containing protein, with amino-acid sequence MRLWLATILLALPLSAAAYVSPGAPTGFVNDFAGVLSSEERASLEQLLSEYQKQTGNEIAAAIVNSVGDETIETYAAALFQEWGIGAEGRDNGALFVVAVADREMRIEVGYGLEGDLTDVEAKHLVSTVIPPYFASSDFGGGVRAGVIGMLQAVGADASVGAAVAQSQGGTGSFIGEFFWVFIFIFIWLASVFARSRSWWLGGVVGAAGGMIAGFATGGWWWLPILIAAGLGLDYLVSTKYRSLFLHKDGSTKHHSLFPWIFFMGGGPHRWDKGGGFGGFGGGLSGGGGASGRW; translated from the coding sequence ATGCGGCTCTGGCTCGCGACAATTTTGCTCGCGCTGCCGCTTTCAGCAGCCGCGTACGTTTCCCCGGGCGCGCCAACCGGGTTTGTGAACGATTTTGCGGGCGTGCTCTCATCGGAGGAACGAGCGAGCCTGGAGCAGCTGCTCTCGGAGTACCAGAAGCAGACCGGAAACGAGATTGCGGCGGCCATAGTCAATTCAGTCGGGGATGAAACCATTGAAACGTACGCAGCAGCCCTGTTCCAAGAGTGGGGAATCGGCGCCGAGGGCCGGGATAACGGCGCGCTCTTTGTGGTTGCGGTGGCTGACAGGGAAATGCGCATTGAGGTGGGCTATGGCCTGGAAGGGGATCTCACGGACGTGGAAGCCAAGCATCTGGTAAGCACGGTCATTCCGCCATATTTTGCATCAAGCGACTTTGGCGGCGGCGTGCGCGCCGGCGTCATCGGCATGCTCCAGGCGGTTGGGGCGGATGCGTCTGTTGGCGCGGCAGTTGCGCAAAGCCAGGGGGGCACCGGCTCGTTTATCGGCGAGTTTTTCTGGGTCTTTATTTTTATCTTCATCTGGCTCGCTTCCGTGTTCGCGCGTTCGCGCTCGTGGTGGCTCGGCGGCGTGGTTGGCGCAGCAGGCGGCATGATCGCGGGATTTGCAACCGGCGGGTGGTGGTGGCTGCCGATTCTTATTGCCGCGGGCTTGGGGCTTGACTACCTGGTATCAACAAAGTACCGCAGCTTGTTTCTCCACAAGGACGGCTCCACAAAGCATCATTCCCTATTCCCGTGGATATTTTTTATGGGAGGCGGCCCGCACCGGTGGGATAAAGGAGGCGGCTTCGGAGGATTTGGCGGCGGGCTTTCCGGCGGGGGCGGAGCAAGCGGCAGGTGGTAA
- a CDS encoding LemA family protein translates to MPKIKTSWIIIGAIALAVLWLWSGYNGLVSRDEAVLAQWANIESVYQRRLDLIPNIVNTVKGSAAQDEKVFGDLADARARYAGAGSTDEQAAAATQVESALARLLVIVENYPTLKSQESFQALIAELEGSENRISVERMRYNEKVRDYNVAIRKVPRNIIASVFGFGPHELFEASAGAEAAPAVDFES, encoded by the coding sequence ATGCCAAAGATCAAGACATCCTGGATCATCATAGGTGCCATTGCGCTGGCCGTGCTCTGGCTCTGGAGCGGATATAACGGGCTCGTGTCCCGCGACGAGGCAGTCTTGGCCCAGTGGGCCAACATTGAGTCCGTGTACCAGCGCCGGTTGGACCTCATCCCGAATATCGTGAACACGGTCAAAGGCTCTGCGGCGCAGGACGAAAAAGTGTTCGGCGATTTAGCGGACGCGCGCGCGCGGTACGCGGGCGCCGGGTCAACGGATGAGCAGGCGGCAGCCGCGACCCAGGTTGAATCAGCGCTCGCGCGGCTTTTGGTCATCGTGGAAAATTACCCAACGCTCAAATCCCAGGAATCGTTCCAGGCCCTGATCGCGGAACTGGAGGGGAGCGAGAACCGCATCAGCGTTGAGCGCATGCGCTACAACGAAAAAGTTCGCGACTACAACGTGGCAATCCGGAAAGTTCCCCGCAACATCATAGCCAGTGTGTTTGGGTTCGGGCCGCACGAGCTGTTTGAGGCATCAGCAGGCGCGGAAGCAGCTCCGGCCGTAGATTTTGAGAGCTAA